DNA sequence from the Terriglobales bacterium genome:
TACGAACTGATCGCCTGTTTTTTCTCGGCGAGGGCGTGAACCAATTCTTTGAACACGCTTCCGCGGTGCTCGTAGCTCTGAAATTGGTCGAAGCTGGCGCAGGCGGGCGCGAGCAGAACGATGTCGCCCGGATTGGCGGACTCGAAGGCGCGCCGCACAGCGACATCCAGGCTGCCTGCTTGGACCACCTCAGCAGCGCCGGCGATTTCTGCTTCAATCTTGGCGGCGGCGGCGCCGACGGTGTACACGCGCTTGGCACGTTCCTTGAGCAGCGGAATCAGGACCGTGTACGGCGACCCTTTATCCTTCCCGCCCAGAATGATGTGAATGTTGCCGGGAAATGATTCCAGCGCCTTGATGGTGGCGTCCACGTTGGTCGCCTTGGAGTCGTTGTAAAACTCCACGCCGTTGATGGTCGCGACGAATTCCAGCCGGTGCTCGACTGCCTTGAATTCCTTGACTGCGGCACGAATGCGATGCGGCTCGCACGGAATGATCATGCCGACACAAACCGCTGCCAGGACGTTTTCCACGTTATGAGCGCCTTTCAGCGGGATTTCACCGGTGGGCATGATTTCGTGTTCGCCGCTGTCGTCGCGATGAACGATGCGCCCATTGCGTACGAACGCACCCTGCGGCACTTCTTTCTTGCGGCTGAACCAGCGCACCTGCGCCTGGACGCCCTCCGCCATGCGCGCGCTCTGCTGGTCATCGGCATTGAGAATGGCGAAGTCGGAGGAAACCTGGTTTTGGAAGATGCGTTTCTTTGCCGCCAGGTACTGCTCGAAGCTGCCATGGCGGTCGAGGTGGTCGGGAGTTACGTTGAGGACAACCGCAATTTCCGGGTGGAATCTCTGGATGGTTTCCAACTGAAAGCTGGAGACTTCGAGCACGTTGTAGGTGTCGTCAGTAGCGTCTCCGACCATGGAGATGGCGGCCGTGCCGATATTGCCGCCGACCTGCGATTCGTACCCGCCCCAGGCGATGATGTCGCCGGCCAGCGCGGTGGTGGTGGTCTTTCCGTTCGAGCCGGTGATAGCGACAATGTGTCCGCGGAGGAAGCGCGACGCCAGTTCGATTTCTCCGATCACCGGAATGCCCATGGCGCGGGCCTGCGCCAGTTGCGGAACGTCGGTCGGAACGCCGGGGCTGACCACGATCAAATCCTGCTGGCGGAAGGTGCGCTCGCCGTGACCGCCGGTTTCAACGGCAACGCCGAGATCGAGCAGGGTGCGGATGTCGGCCCGCAGGTCGTCTTCCGCCTTGGCATCGGAGGCGGTGACGCGCGCTCCGCGCTGGTGCAGGAACTGGGCCGCGGCGACGCCGGACTTTCCCAGCCCGACCACCAGCACCCGCTTTCCCTTCACGTCCAGAGCTTCTGCCATTGGGTCTTGAAACTTCTTGAACCCTGCGCCGAAGGCGCGAATCTGAATGCCTAACGTTTCTCCCAAAGAGTCAGCACGGGCAGTAACCGTGTCCAGTCCTGAGTAGTTCGGTCCAGCAGCACGACGACGATGGTCGTGCCCACCTTGCAACGCTCTCCCAGCACGGCTTCGGCCGTGCTTCTTCTATTGGGGCATTTTCCAACAAGCAAGTGAAACCAGCGACGGATGATTGTCGCACATCCGCCTAGCGGAGTTTCAAGGTGGTGAGCGCGAACAAGGCAAAAACCAGCGAAGCGATCCAGAAGCGGACAATGATTTTCGATTCCGACCATCCCAGCAATTCGAAATGATGATGCAGCGGGGCCATTTTGAAGATGCGTTTCTTGCGCAGCTTGTAGGAACCGACCTGCAGAATCACCGACACGGCTTCGATCACGAAGACTCCGCCGATGAACGGCAACAACAACTCCTGCTTGATGATGACCGCGACCGTACCAATGGCGCCACCCAGGGCCAGCGAGCCGACGTCGCCCATAAAGACCTCGGCGGGATGCGCGTTATACCACAGAAAGCCGATCGCGGAACCGACCATGGCGCCGCAGAAGATGGTCAGTTCCCCCACCTGCGGCATGCGCTGCAGTTCCAGGTAATCGGAGAAAGAAGCGTGGCCGCTGACGTAGGTGAGGACGGTAAGCGCACCGGCGGCAATCACGGTACAGCCAATGGCAAGTCCGTCCAGCCCGTCGGTAAGATTTACCGCATTGCTGGAACCGACGATCACCAGCACCACGAATCCGATGAACGGCAGGAAGGCAATCGGCCAGAGATGCGGTTTTCCTGCCAGCGCGGAGATCACCAGGTCGGGGCGGAAATTCTTGAAGAACGGCACCATCAGGTGGGTGGAATATTGTCCTTTCGCCTGCAGCAGGATCAGCGAGACCGCGACCACCACGCTCACCAGAACTTGCAGCATGAGCTTGGTGCGTCCGGTAAGACCCAGGTTCCGGCGGTTCACCACCTTGAGGTAATCATCGGCGAAACCAATGCCGCCAAACGCCGCCGTTGCAACCACCGCCAGCCAGACATATTTGTTGGTGAGGTCGGCCCACAGCAGGGTGGGGATGACGATGGCAACCGCGATGAGCAGTCCGCCCATGGTTGGCGTACCGGCTTTCTTCTGGTGCGCCTTGGGGCCTTCTTCGCGTATGTATTGCGAGATCTGGAACTCGCGCAGCTTTCTCACGATCGCCGGCCCCACGATCAAGCCCATGAACAGGGCGGTCAAGCTGGCGAAAGCGGTGCGAAAGGTCAGGTACCGAAAGATACGGAAGGGAGAAAAATAGCGGAACAGTACCTGATAAAGAAGCCAGTAGAGCAACAAGCTCTCCCTTCAGCGTGGGGTTCTGCCGTAAGAATACAGCAGTGGAGCGGGCGGTAGAAGCGAAGCGGACGCTAAGAGACGCTTGGAATCACGCGAGTTACGACGTCGTGGTCGCTTGCTTCGCCGTCCAGGTTTCCAGGGCCTTCTCCAATTGCACGCCGCGGGAAGCCTTCAGGAGCACGATGTCTCCGGGACGGACCTGGCGCGAGAGCCACTCACCCGCCTCTACGGGTGTGTCCACAAAATCGGCGCGTATGCCGGCTTCGCCGGCGGCCTCCACAATCTTGCGCGCGGCGCCGCGAACGCCGAGCACAATGTCGATCCCCTTGTCCGCCATATGCGCCCCGGAACGGCGGTGGAGTTCGTCGGTAGCGGGACCGAGCTCGAGCATTTCGCCGGCGACCACGATGCGCCGGCCACCGTCTCCAACGCTCATGCCGGAGAGCGCGTCGACCACGAAATCGAGAGCGCGAGGATTCGAATTGTAGGTGTCGTTAATGACCGTGGCGCCGCCCACGCTCAAGACCTGGCCACGCTTGTCCGCCGGGGCAAGCAGCCCCAATCCCGACGCCGCTTGCTGCAGCGTGATCCCGCTGACCAGCGCAACCGCTGTGGCGGCCAGGGCGTTGTAGAGGTTATGCCGGCCCAGCAGCGGCAACTTCGCGTGCGCGCGGGCCGCGCCGGAAATGACGTCGAATTCCGAACCTTCGGCTCCCAGTTCCTTGATCGCCTGCGCCCGGACGTCGGCAGGATGGAGAATGCCGAAGGTGACGACGCGTCCGGAAAAATCGCGCCCGAACTGCGATACATATTCGTCGTCGGCGTTCAGCACCGCGGTTCCGGCCGCAGGCAGCGACTGGATCAGCTCGTACTTGGCGCGCGCGATGTCGGCAACCGAGTTGAAAAATCCCAGGTGCACCGGAGCAACGCAGGTCACGACGCCGACGTTGGGCTCGCAAATCGCCGCCAGCGCGCGGATCTCGCCGGCGTGATTCATGCCGAGTTCCACCACCGACACGTCATAATCGGGCTCCAGGCGCAGCAGTTGCAGTGGAAGTCCATAGTGATTGTTGAGATTGCCTTCCGACTTGAGAACGCGGTATTTCGCCGACAGCAAGCGCGCAACCGATTCCTTGGTGGTAGTCTTGCCCGCCGAGCCGGTGATGGCGATCACCGTCTTGTTCCATATGCGGCGCACCGCTCGCGCCAGGTGTTGCAGGGAGGCGAGCGTATCGGGGACCGCGATGATGCGCCGATGGTCGCCGAAGCGCGCCGCCTGGCTCGCGTGCACTACCGCCGCGACCGCACCGCGCTCCAGTGCCGCGTCCACGTAGTCATGCCCGTCGAAACGCTCGCCGTGGATGGCAAAGAAGAGGTCGCCATGCTGAAGGGTGCGCGAGTCGATCGAATAGCCGGTCGCGATCGCGCCGGCATGCGTCGAGTCACCTTTGCCACCGGTGATCTCGGCGATCTGCCCGAGGGAGAGTTTCATTGCGCGCCTCCGGCGGGGGCTGATTCCCTCTTCTGATAACCGGCGGCCTGCAGCACGGCGCGCGCGACCTCCACGTCGTCAAACGGATGCGGACCGTCCCGCGTGGTCTGGGTTTTTTCGTGGCCCTTGCCGGCAATGAGCACGATATCGCCCGGCGCCGCCTGCTTCACCGCGAGCGCAATTGCCTGGCGCCGATCGGCTTCCACCGCGAACGGGATCCTGGTCCGCTCCAGCCCGGGTAGCGCGTCATTGATGATCGCCATGGGATCCTCGCTGCGGGGATTGTCGGAGGTAAGAATAACGTAATCGCTGCCGGCGCCCGCGGCTTCGCCCATCAGCGGACGCTTAGCGCGATCGCGATCCCCACCGCATCCGAAAACCGTGATTACCTTTCCCCCGGCGCGCGCCACGAATTCGCGGGCGAGAGCGGTCAGATTCCGCAGAGCATCGTCGGTATGCGCGTAATCGACCACGACCGTAAACGGCTGGCCGGCATCCACGCGCTCGAAACGGCCCGGGACGCGCAGCAACCGCTCGACTCCCGAGGCAATCGCCGCCGGTGCGCAGTTGCGCGCGAACGCCGCCGCCGAAGCTGCCAGGACGTTGTACACATTGACGCGCCCGATGAGGGGTGACCATACCGGGATCGTTCCATCGGGGGTAGCCAAATCAAAGCGCGTGCCGTTCATTCCAACATCCGCTTTGCCGGCGTGAAAATCGCCCTGCGCAACGCCGTAGGTCAGCACCTGGGAGCGCGACTTGCTGAACTTGACCAGCTTCTTGCCGTAGTCGTCGTCGATATTGATTACCGCGATGCGCGGCGGATCGGTCCCCACGCCCGCGAACAGAGAGCGCTTGGCCGCGAAGTAGGCATCGAAATCCTGGTGGTAGTCGAGGTGGTCCCGCGTCAGGTTGGTAAAGATCGCGACGTCGTAAGGGATGCCGAAGACACGCTGCTGCGACAGGGCGTGGGATGAGACTTCCATCACGGACTCGGTGGCGCCGTTGCGCAGCGCCTCGGCCAGCATCTGATTCAACTCCAGCGGTTCCGGCGTGGTGTGTGGCGCGGGCAGAACTTTGCCGGCCACGTGGTATTCGACCGTCCCCACCAGCGCAGCCTTGCGTCCCGCAGCCTGCAAAATGGATTCCAGCAAGAATGATGTCGTGGTCTTGCCATTGGTTCCGGTGATGCCGCTGTTGGCCAGCTTTTCGGCCGGACGCCGGTAGAAATTCGCGCTTAAACGGGCCAGAGCACGACGGCCGTGGGGTACCTGCGCCCATGCGACCTCACCGTGGGGGGCAAGAGCCTGGTCATCGCTCACCACGGCAACGGCGCCCGCTTTCAGTGCGGCAGGAATGTAGCGGTTGCCGTCGGTAGTTTCGCCTTTCATGGCGACAAAACACCACCCCGGCTGCACGCGCCGAGAGTCGTAATCCAGGCCGGCGATCTCAGGATTTCCGCGCTGGAAGAGGAATTCAGCGCCTTCGAGGAGTTGCTGGAATCGCATTTTGCTCATTAAACCACAGAGGCCGCCGAGGAAAAGATTGGCCGTAGATGGACACGGATGAACGCGGACTGTCTTACTAATTCGTAAACCTTAGACGGCAAGTACCCCCCTCCCCCCTTGTTTTCGGGCGCTCATAATAGAATCAGCGGCTTAGAGTCCGGGATACCTGCCCAATACCTGGGGATACCTGCAGGTAACCTGGCGCTTTATCGGACGCAGAAGCGGGCTGCGGGGACGGTGGCGAAACGCTGGAGAATTACAAGAGAGTAAATGTCGGTCATTCTGCTGAGGGGTCATATTGTGAAAGAACGAAACAAACAAGAGTTGAAGACACAACTCCTTCCGCGCACTGGGGCACAAACGGATAGTAAGGCCGGCGAAGCGGATTGTAAGTGAGGCAGGTCACGGTTGGATGTAACAAGCGCGAGTGATGGAAGCGGAGCAATCACGACCGTCCGGTTGACTTCTTAGCGACTGAAGCGCACCGAGATGCGCGCTCCGTTCGGCACCCTGGTGCCTGGCGCCGGAGACTGGTCGCGCGCGACGCCGCTGCCGATTGCCTCGATCTCCACCCCGGCGTCCTGGGCCTCTTCAATGGCGGAGCGCAAGGTCTTGCCGGCAAACGAGGGCACGCTCACCCCGCCGCCTACATCCAGCACCACCGTTCCCCCGCCGGGATGCTCTTCTGCCGGCGGTTGCGAGACTGCCGTAGTGACCACACTCGCTGCCGACGGGACCGCTGTT
Encoded proteins:
- the murD gene encoding UDP-N-acetylmuramoyl-L-alanine--D-glutamate ligase; amino-acid sequence: MAEALDVKGKRVLVVGLGKSGVAAAQFLHQRGARVTASDAKAEDDLRADIRTLLDLGVAVETGGHGERTFRQQDLIVVSPGVPTDVPQLAQARAMGIPVIGEIELASRFLRGHIVAITGSNGKTTTTALAGDIIAWGGYESQVGGNIGTAAISMVGDATDDTYNVLEVSSFQLETIQRFHPEIAVVLNVTPDHLDRHGSFEQYLAAKKRIFQNQVSSDFAILNADDQQSARMAEGVQAQVRWFSRKKEVPQGAFVRNGRIVHRDDSGEHEIMPTGEIPLKGAHNVENVLAAVCVGMIIPCEPHRIRAAVKEFKAVEHRLEFVATINGVEFYNDSKATNVDATIKALESFPGNIHIILGGKDKGSPYTVLIPLLKERAKRVYTVGAAAAKIEAEIAGAAEVVQAGSLDVAVRRAFESANPGDIVLLAPACASFDQFQSYEHRGSVFKELVHALAEKKQAISS
- the mraY gene encoding phospho-N-acetylmuramoyl-pentapeptide-transferase, whose amino-acid sequence is MLYWLLYQVLFRYFSPFRIFRYLTFRTAFASLTALFMGLIVGPAIVRKLREFQISQYIREEGPKAHQKKAGTPTMGGLLIAVAIVIPTLLWADLTNKYVWLAVVATAAFGGIGFADDYLKVVNRRNLGLTGRTKLMLQVLVSVVVAVSLILLQAKGQYSTHLMVPFFKNFRPDLVISALAGKPHLWPIAFLPFIGFVVLVIVGSSNAVNLTDGLDGLAIGCTVIAAGALTVLTYVSGHASFSDYLELQRMPQVGELTIFCGAMVGSAIGFLWYNAHPAEVFMGDVGSLALGGAIGTVAVIIKQELLLPFIGGVFVIEAVSVILQVGSYKLRKKRIFKMAPLHHHFELLGWSESKIIVRFWIASLVFALFALTTLKLR
- the murF gene encoding UDP-N-acetylmuramoyl-tripeptide--D-alanyl-D-alanine ligase, producing MKLSLGQIAEITGGKGDSTHAGAIATGYSIDSRTLQHGDLFFAIHGERFDGHDYVDAALERGAVAAVVHASQAARFGDHRRIIAVPDTLASLQHLARAVRRIWNKTVIAITGSAGKTTTKESVARLLSAKYRVLKSEGNLNNHYGLPLQLLRLEPDYDVSVVELGMNHAGEIRALAAICEPNVGVVTCVAPVHLGFFNSVADIARAKYELIQSLPAAGTAVLNADDEYVSQFGRDFSGRVVTFGILHPADVRAQAIKELGAEGSEFDVISGAARAHAKLPLLGRHNLYNALAATAVALVSGITLQQAASGLGLLAPADKRGQVLSVGGATVINDTYNSNPRALDFVVDALSGMSVGDGGRRIVVAGEMLELGPATDELHRRSGAHMADKGIDIVLGVRGAARKIVEAAGEAGIRADFVDTPVEAGEWLSRQVRPGDIVLLKASRGVQLEKALETWTAKQATTTS
- a CDS encoding UDP-N-acetylmuramoyl-L-alanyl-D-glutamate--2,6-diaminopimelate ligase, which translates into the protein MSKMRFQQLLEGAEFLFQRGNPEIAGLDYDSRRVQPGWCFVAMKGETTDGNRYIPAALKAGAVAVVSDDQALAPHGEVAWAQVPHGRRALARLSANFYRRPAEKLANSGITGTNGKTTTSFLLESILQAAGRKAALVGTVEYHVAGKVLPAPHTTPEPLELNQMLAEALRNGATESVMEVSSHALSQQRVFGIPYDVAIFTNLTRDHLDYHQDFDAYFAAKRSLFAGVGTDPPRIAVINIDDDYGKKLVKFSKSRSQVLTYGVAQGDFHAGKADVGMNGTRFDLATPDGTIPVWSPLIGRVNVYNVLAASAAAFARNCAPAAIASGVERLLRVPGRFERVDAGQPFTVVVDYAHTDDALRNLTALAREFVARAGGKVITVFGCGGDRDRAKRPLMGEAAGAGSDYVILTSDNPRSEDPMAIINDALPGLERTRIPFAVEADRRQAIALAVKQAAPGDIVLIAGKGHEKTQTTRDGPHPFDDVEVARAVLQAAGYQKRESAPAGGAQ